A window of Thermus antranikianii DSM 12462 contains these coding sequences:
- the malQ gene encoding 4-alpha-glucanotransferase: protein MELPRAYGLLLHPTSLPGPYGVGVLGEEAFAFLRFLREFGARYWQVLPLGPTGYGDSPYQSFSAFAGNPYLIDLRPLAEAGYLRLEDPGFPEGRVDYGWLYAWKWPALREAFRGFQERASREEKEAFQAFWDRERSWLDDYALFMALKAHHGGLPWNRWPMPLRLREERALREASLALSQEVAFHAWTQWLFFRQWQALREAAEALGLSLIGDMPIFVAEDSAEVWAHPEWFHLDEEGRPTVVAGVPPDYFSETGQRWGNPLYRWEVLEREGFSFWIERLRKALELFHLVRIDHFRGFEAYWEIPASCPTAVEGRWVKAPGEKLFRKIQETFGRVPILAEDLGVITPEVEALRDRFGLPGMKVLQFAFDGGMENPFLPHNYPSHGRVVVYTGTHDNDTTLGWYRTATPHERAFLGRYLAEWGIGFHREEEIPWALMHLGMKSVARLAVYPVQDVLALGSEARMNYPGRPSGNWAWRLRPGQLLPEHGERLRWMAEATGRV, encoded by the coding sequence ATGGAGCTTCCGCGCGCCTACGGCCTGCTTCTCCACCCCACCAGCCTTCCCGGACCCTATGGGGTTGGCGTTCTTGGGGAGGAGGCTTTCGCCTTCCTCCGATTCCTGAGGGAGTTTGGGGCCCGCTACTGGCAGGTTTTGCCCTTAGGGCCCACAGGATACGGAGACTCCCCCTACCAGTCCTTCAGCGCCTTTGCCGGGAACCCCTACCTCATCGACCTCCGCCCTTTGGCGGAGGCGGGGTACCTCCGCCTCGAGGACCCCGGTTTTCCCGAGGGCCGGGTGGATTACGGCTGGCTCTACGCCTGGAAGTGGCCGGCGCTTAGGGAAGCCTTCCGGGGTTTCCAGGAGCGGGCTAGCCGGGAGGAAAAGGAGGCCTTCCAGGCCTTTTGGGACCGGGAAAGGAGCTGGTTGGATGACTACGCCCTCTTCATGGCCTTGAAGGCCCACCACGGAGGCCTTCCCTGGAACCGCTGGCCCATGCCCCTACGCCTGAGGGAGGAAAGGGCTTTAAGGGAAGCGTCTTTGGCCCTCTCCCAAGAGGTGGCCTTCCACGCCTGGACCCAGTGGCTTTTCTTCCGGCAGTGGCAGGCCTTGAGGGAGGCGGCGGAGGCTTTGGGCCTCTCCTTGATCGGCGACATGCCCATCTTCGTGGCCGAGGACTCCGCGGAGGTCTGGGCCCACCCCGAGTGGTTCCACCTGGATGAGGAGGGAAGGCCCACGGTGGTGGCGGGGGTGCCGCCGGATTACTTTTCGGAAACGGGCCAGCGCTGGGGGAATCCCCTGTACCGCTGGGAGGTGCTGGAAAGGGAGGGGTTCTCCTTCTGGATAGAGCGCCTGAGGAAGGCCTTGGAGCTTTTCCACCTGGTGCGCATCGACCACTTCCGGGGCTTTGAAGCCTACTGGGAGATTCCTGCCTCCTGCCCCACGGCAGTGGAGGGACGCTGGGTGAAGGCTCCGGGGGAGAAGCTCTTTCGGAAGATTCAGGAAACCTTTGGCCGGGTGCCCATCCTGGCGGAGGACCTAGGGGTGATCACCCCCGAGGTGGAGGCCCTAAGGGACCGGTTTGGCCTTCCGGGGATGAAGGTCCTGCAGTTCGCCTTTGACGGGGGGATGGAAAACCCCTTCTTGCCCCACAACTACCCCTCCCACGGCCGGGTGGTGGTCTACACCGGCACCCACGACAACGACACCACCTTGGGCTGGTACCGCACCGCTACCCCCCACGAGCGGGCTTTCCTTGGGCGCTACCTGGCGGAGTGGGGGATTGGGTTCCACAGGGAAGAGGAGATCCCCTGGGCCCTCATGCACCTGGGGATGAAGTCGGTGGCCAGGCTGGCCGTCTACCCTGTGCAGGATGTGTTGGCGTTGGGAAGCGAGGCCCGGATGAACTACCCTGGGCGCCCCTCGGGCAACTGGGCTTGGCGGCTTAGGCCCGGCCAGCTCCTGCCCGAGCACGGGGAACGGCTTCGCTGGATGGCCGAGGCCACGGGCAGGGTATGA
- the sucD gene encoding succinate--CoA ligase subunit alpha — protein sequence MILINRETRVLVQGITGREGQFHTRQMLEYGTKVVAGVTPGKGGSEVLGLPVYDTVKEAVAHHAIDASIIFVPAPAAADAALEAAHAGIPLIVLITEGIPTLDMVKAVEEIKALGSRLIGGNCPGIISAEESKIGIMPGHVFKRGKVGLISRSGTLTYEAAAALSQAGLGTTTTVGIGGDPVIGTTFKDLLPLFNEDPETEAVVLIGEIGGSDEEEAAAWIKENMKKPVVGFIGGRSAPKGKRMGHAGAIIMGNVGTPESKLKAFAEAGIPVADTIDEIVDLVKKALG from the coding sequence GTGATCCTGATCAACCGCGAAACCCGCGTCCTGGTCCAGGGCATCACCGGTCGGGAAGGGCAGTTCCACACCCGGCAGATGCTGGAATACGGCACCAAGGTGGTGGCCGGCGTGACCCCGGGCAAAGGGGGTAGCGAGGTCCTGGGTCTTCCCGTGTACGACACGGTAAAGGAAGCCGTGGCCCACCATGCTATTGACGCTTCCATCATCTTCGTACCGGCGCCTGCCGCAGCGGATGCGGCCCTCGAGGCGGCCCACGCCGGCATCCCCCTCATCGTCCTCATCACCGAGGGCATCCCCACCCTGGACATGGTGAAGGCGGTGGAGGAGATCAAGGCCCTGGGAAGCCGCCTCATCGGAGGCAACTGCCCGGGCATCATCAGCGCCGAGGAGAGCAAGATCGGCATCATGCCCGGCCACGTGTTCAAGCGGGGGAAGGTGGGGCTCATAAGCCGCTCCGGCACCCTCACCTACGAGGCCGCCGCCGCCCTTTCCCAGGCGGGACTGGGCACCACCACCACGGTGGGGATTGGAGGCGACCCGGTGATCGGCACCACCTTTAAGGACCTCCTCCCCCTCTTCAACGAGGACCCCGAGACCGAGGCCGTGGTCCTCATCGGGGAGATCGGGGGATCCGACGAGGAGGAGGCCGCAGCCTGGATCAAGGAGAACATGAAAAAGCCCGTGGTGGGCTTCATCGGCGGCCGTAGCGCCCCGAAGGGCAAGCGCATGGGCCACGCCGGAGCCATCATCATGGGGAACGTGGGCACCCCGGAGTCCAAGCTGAAGGCCTTCGCCGAGGCAGGTATCCCCGTGGCCGACACCATCGACGAAATCGTGGACCTGGTGAAGAAGGCCTTGGGCTAA
- the sucC gene encoding ADP-forming succinate--CoA ligase subunit beta, with protein sequence MNLHEYQAKEILARYGVPVPPGKVAYTPDEAKRIAEELGKRVVIKAQVHVGGRGKAGGVKLADTPQEAYEKAQAILGMNIKGLTVKKVLVAEAVDIAKEYYAGLILDRARKRVVLMLSKEGGVDIEEVAAERPEAIHKFWIDPHKGFRPFEAREMVKKAGLEGNLNKLAQVLVALYQAYEGVDASIAEINPLVVTTDGQIVAADAKIVLDDNALFRHPELMELREIEAEHPLEVEASNYGFAYVKLQGNIGIIGNGAGLVMYTLDLVNRVGGRPANFLDIGGGAKAEVVYNALKVVLKDPDVKGVFINIFGGITRADEVAKGVIRALEEGLLTKPVVMRVAGTAEEEAKRLLEGRPIYMYPTSIEAAKAIVAMVGGAA encoded by the coding sequence TTGAACCTGCACGAGTATCAAGCCAAAGAGATCCTGGCCCGTTATGGGGTACCGGTGCCGCCCGGCAAGGTGGCCTACACCCCCGACGAGGCCAAGAGGATCGCGGAGGAGCTGGGCAAGCGGGTGGTGATCAAGGCCCAGGTGCACGTGGGCGGGAGAGGCAAGGCCGGGGGCGTGAAGCTGGCGGACACCCCCCAGGAAGCCTACGAGAAGGCCCAGGCCATCCTGGGGATGAACATCAAGGGCCTCACGGTGAAGAAGGTCCTGGTGGCCGAGGCGGTGGACATCGCCAAGGAGTACTACGCCGGCCTCATCCTGGACCGCGCCCGGAAGCGGGTGGTCCTCATGCTCTCCAAGGAAGGGGGGGTGGACATCGAGGAGGTGGCGGCGGAGCGCCCGGAGGCTATCCACAAGTTCTGGATCGACCCCCACAAGGGTTTTCGTCCCTTTGAGGCCCGGGAGATGGTAAAAAAAGCGGGCCTCGAGGGCAACCTCAACAAGCTGGCCCAGGTGCTGGTGGCCCTCTACCAGGCCTACGAGGGCGTGGATGCCTCCATCGCCGAGATCAACCCCCTGGTGGTCACCACCGACGGCCAGATCGTGGCCGCCGACGCCAAGATCGTCCTGGACGATAACGCCCTCTTCCGGCACCCCGAGCTGATGGAGCTCAGGGAGATCGAGGCCGAGCATCCCCTAGAGGTGGAGGCCAGCAACTACGGCTTCGCCTACGTGAAGCTTCAGGGGAACATCGGCATCATCGGCAACGGGGCCGGCCTGGTCATGTACACCCTGGACCTGGTGAACCGGGTGGGCGGCAGACCCGCCAACTTCCTGGACATCGGGGGCGGGGCCAAGGCGGAGGTGGTCTATAACGCCCTCAAGGTGGTCCTTAAGGACCCCGACGTGAAGGGGGTGTTTATCAACATCTTCGGCGGCATCACCCGCGCGGACGAGGTGGCCAAGGGGGTGATCCGAGCCCTGGAGGAGGGGCTCCTCACCAAGCCCGTGGTCATGCGGGTGGCGGGAACCGCCGAGGAAGAGGCCAAAAGGCTCCTGGAGGGCAGGCCCATCTACATGTACCCCACGTCCATCGAGGCGGCCAAGGCCATCGTGGCCATGGTGGGAGGTGCGGCGTGA
- a CDS encoding PIN/TRAM domain-containing protein, with the protein MSPRLLLHLIFAFLGYQLAAALEGLGLLPHSAGLLSLNRLYLTLAGFLAGVLLAPRLEGFWEKRLGRLRELPPEVPVALTLGATLGLLFTVLLTSLLSQIPGFSPYHSLLLALFLVGLFSYLALGYKDYLRLPQKPPRPLGGKVLDTSVLVDGRVAEVAATGFLEGPLFVPHFVLKELQHFADSPDPLKRAKGRRGLETLERLKEVARLEVLEDIPKGESVDEKLLFLARDLGAALVSNDLALLQMARIYGVKALSVQALAQALRPQLKVGDTLKLLILKEGKEPHQGVGYLEDGSMVVVDGGIRYRGQEVEVVITQAIQTQVGRLFFAQPAAEAQS; encoded by the coding sequence ATGAGCCCTCGCCTCCTTCTCCATCTGATCTTCGCCTTCCTGGGCTACCAGCTGGCGGCGGCCCTGGAGGGCCTGGGCCTTCTTCCCCACTCGGCTGGCCTTCTTTCCCTCAACCGCCTCTATCTGACCCTGGCGGGCTTCCTGGCAGGGGTTCTCCTGGCTCCCAGACTGGAAGGCTTCTGGGAAAAACGGCTCGGGCGCCTCAGGGAGCTTCCCCCGGAAGTGCCGGTGGCCCTGACCCTGGGAGCCACCCTGGGGCTTCTTTTTACCGTGCTCCTCACCAGCCTCCTTTCCCAGATCCCGGGGTTTTCCCCTTACCACAGCCTCCTTTTGGCCCTATTCCTGGTGGGGCTCTTCAGCTACCTGGCCCTGGGGTACAAGGACTACCTGCGCCTTCCCCAAAAACCCCCCCGTCCCCTTGGAGGCAAGGTGTTGGACACCAGCGTCCTGGTGGACGGGCGCGTGGCCGAGGTGGCGGCTACGGGCTTCCTGGAAGGCCCCCTTTTCGTCCCCCACTTCGTGCTCAAAGAACTCCAGCACTTCGCCGATAGCCCCGATCCCCTGAAGCGGGCCAAGGGGAGGCGGGGGCTGGAAACCCTGGAAAGGCTTAAGGAGGTAGCCCGCCTCGAGGTGCTGGAGGACATCCCCAAGGGGGAGAGCGTGGACGAGAAGCTCCTCTTTCTGGCCCGGGACCTAGGAGCCGCCCTGGTCAGCAACGACCTGGCCCTTTTACAGATGGCCAGGATCTACGGGGTAAAGGCCCTTTCCGTCCAGGCCCTGGCCCAGGCCCTCCGGCCTCAACTCAAGGTGGGGGACACCCTGAAGCTTCTCATCCTCAAGGAAGGCAAGGAGCCCCACCAGGGGGTGGGCTACCTGGAGGATGGCTCCATGGTGGTGGTGGATGGGGGAATCCGCTACCGGGGCCAGGAGGTGGAGGTGGTCATCACCCAAGCCATCCAGACCCAGGTGGGCCGCCTCTTTTTCGCCCAGCCTGCCGCCGAAGCGCAAAGCTAA
- the radA gene encoding DNA repair protein RadA, giving the protein MAKTSYTCVECGYRTPKPLGRCPACGSWESFQEVTPSPRAPSRQAHLEAPSPIPLSQVNELEEKRFSSGLSEVDRVLGGGFVPGEVVLLGGEPGVGKSTLLLELAKHLTRKVYYLAGEESPAQIKLRARRLGVKDLLLLKETRLEPLISLLERDPPEVLFVDSIQTIEAVGSPGSLVAVREATHAFVRLAKEEGITILLVGHVTKEGVVAGPKSIEHAVDATLYLESAGVYRVLRSAKNRFGPVGELGVFRMEEEGLVEVENPSEAFLLERPIGVPGSAIALALAGERALALEVQALAAKTPFPAPRRVVQGLDAKRVDMVLAVLERRLGLPLGNLDIYVNLAGGLKVQDPGLDLAVALAVYSAVVGKALPPDLAAVGEVGLLGEVRSVVGLERRLREGKRAGFSRFLHPGNTRSLGKAVEQYLG; this is encoded by the coding sequence ATGGCCAAGACCTCCTACACCTGCGTGGAATGCGGTTACCGCACCCCTAAGCCCCTGGGGAGGTGCCCGGCCTGCGGCTCCTGGGAGAGCTTCCAAGAGGTAACCCCCTCCCCCCGTGCTCCATCCCGCCAAGCCCACCTGGAAGCCCCCTCGCCGATTCCCCTTTCCCAGGTGAACGAGCTCGAGGAGAAGCGCTTCTCCTCGGGCCTTTCCGAGGTGGACCGGGTCTTGGGCGGAGGGTTCGTGCCGGGAGAAGTGGTCCTCCTGGGGGGAGAACCCGGGGTGGGCAAGAGCACCCTTCTTCTGGAGCTCGCCAAGCACCTCACCCGGAAGGTCTACTACCTGGCCGGAGAGGAATCCCCGGCCCAGATCAAGCTAAGGGCGAGGAGGCTTGGGGTAAAGGACCTCCTTCTCCTAAAGGAAACCCGCCTGGAACCCCTCATTTCCCTCCTGGAGCGGGATCCTCCTGAGGTGCTTTTTGTGGATTCCATACAGACGATTGAGGCGGTGGGAAGCCCGGGCAGCCTGGTGGCGGTGCGGGAGGCCACCCATGCCTTCGTGCGCCTGGCCAAAGAGGAGGGCATCACCATCCTTTTGGTGGGCCACGTGACCAAGGAGGGGGTGGTGGCCGGGCCCAAGAGCATAGAGCATGCGGTGGACGCCACCCTTTACCTGGAAAGCGCCGGGGTCTACCGGGTCTTGCGGAGCGCCAAAAACCGCTTCGGCCCCGTGGGGGAGCTCGGGGTCTTCCGCATGGAGGAAGAGGGCCTGGTGGAGGTGGAAAATCCCTCGGAGGCCTTCCTCCTGGAAAGGCCCATCGGGGTTCCGGGAAGCGCCATCGCCCTGGCCCTGGCGGGAGAAAGAGCCCTGGCCCTCGAGGTCCAAGCCCTGGCCGCCAAAACCCCCTTCCCCGCCCCCAGGCGGGTGGTCCAGGGCCTGGACGCCAAGCGGGTGGACATGGTCCTGGCGGTCCTGGAAAGGCGGCTTGGCCTTCCCTTAGGTAACCTGGACATCTACGTGAACCTGGCAGGAGGGCTTAAGGTGCAGGACCCGGGCCTGGATCTGGCGGTGGCGCTGGCGGTGTATTCTGCGGTGGTGGGCAAGGCCCTGCCCCCGGACCTGGCGGCGGTGGGGGAGGTGGGGCTTCTGGGTGAGGTGAGAAGCGTCGTGGGACTGGAAAGGCGGCTTAGGGAAGGGAAGCGGGCGGGGTTTTCCCGCTTTCTGCACCCGGGGAACACCCGCTCCTTGGGGAAAGCGGTGGAGCAGTACCTGGGATGA
- a CDS encoding ATP-dependent Clp protease ATP-binding subunit has product MNRYDDRARLVFHYAREEGSRLGHSMIGPEHLLLGLMREGGTAARILQEYGASLEAMRRMVEELVGRGEGSRTGEPPAITPRARRVMELASAEARNMGASVIGTEHILLGIIREGDGIAYRILSHFAKDVDAIRWRILSMAEGREREKPVNTPFLDEYGRDLTKEAREGKLDPVIGRQEEINRVIQILARRTKNNPVLIGDPGVGKTAIVEGLAQAIVEGRVPPILKGARVVALDLAGIVAGTKYRGEFEERLRQIIEELKNARVIAFIDELHTLIGAGGAEGTLDAANILKPALARGEIQVIGATTTGEYHRYIEKDAALERRFQPVIVLEPSPEETLEILKGLRPRYEAHHGVIIPDEILELAVKIGIRSLPGRNFPDKAIDLIDEAASRVRLNASLGLPVAEEEDGTPVVTREDIEAVVDSWGGIYVDDKDDEKLMRLEEELRKRVVGQEEAIRALANALRRARVGLGGRTRVAASFLFVGQSGVGKTQLAKALAEVLFGSERALIRFDMSEFQEPHSISKLIGAPPGYVGYEQGGRLTEAVRRQPFSVVLLDEIEKAHPDVYNTFLQVLDEGRLTDGMGRTVDFRRVILIMTSNTGYNVGPAIGFTSKEVDTETPLKSLFTPEFLDRLDEVIRFRPLTEEELVQVARMMLEDIQKELQSRDITVRFAPEVARFVVDQAPKTGSARAVRSVIRERIEDPLSLLLLKKPTGHLYVNVEDGHLAFHEVEGEELLV; this is encoded by the coding sequence ATGAACAGGTACGACGATCGCGCCAGGCTGGTTTTCCACTACGCAAGGGAGGAGGGGAGCCGCTTAGGCCACTCCATGATCGGCCCAGAGCACCTCCTCCTGGGCCTGATGCGCGAGGGGGGTACAGCGGCCCGCATCCTTCAAGAATATGGGGCAAGCCTCGAGGCCATGCGCCGCATGGTGGAGGAGTTGGTGGGCCGCGGCGAAGGTAGCCGCACCGGAGAGCCCCCTGCCATTACGCCCAGGGCCAGGCGGGTCATGGAGCTGGCCAGCGCCGAGGCCCGCAACATGGGGGCCTCTGTGATCGGCACCGAGCATATCCTCCTAGGGATCATCCGCGAGGGAGACGGGATCGCCTATCGCATCCTCTCCCACTTCGCCAAAGATGTGGACGCCATTCGCTGGCGCATCCTCTCCATGGCTGAAGGCCGGGAACGGGAAAAGCCGGTGAACACCCCCTTCCTGGATGAGTACGGGCGCGACCTCACCAAGGAAGCCCGGGAGGGCAAGCTGGATCCCGTGATCGGCCGGCAGGAGGAGATCAACCGGGTAATCCAGATCCTGGCTCGGCGCACCAAGAACAACCCCGTCCTCATCGGGGACCCCGGGGTGGGCAAGACCGCCATCGTGGAAGGCCTGGCCCAGGCCATCGTGGAAGGCCGGGTGCCCCCCATCCTCAAGGGTGCCCGGGTGGTGGCCCTGGATTTGGCGGGGATCGTAGCCGGCACCAAGTACCGGGGGGAGTTCGAGGAGCGCCTCCGCCAGATCATTGAGGAGCTTAAAAATGCCAGGGTCATCGCCTTCATCGACGAGCTTCACACCCTAATCGGGGCCGGGGGGGCCGAGGGTACCCTGGACGCCGCCAACATCCTGAAGCCCGCCCTGGCTCGGGGGGAGATCCAGGTGATCGGAGCCACCACCACCGGGGAGTACCACCGCTACATCGAAAAGGATGCCGCCCTAGAGCGGCGCTTCCAGCCGGTGATCGTCCTGGAGCCCTCCCCAGAGGAAACCCTGGAGATCCTAAAAGGCCTCCGACCCCGCTACGAGGCCCACCACGGGGTCATCATCCCCGACGAGATCCTGGAGCTTGCGGTCAAGATCGGGATCCGTTCCCTCCCGGGGCGCAACTTCCCCGATAAGGCCATCGACCTTATCGACGAGGCGGCAAGCCGGGTTCGCCTGAACGCCTCCCTGGGCCTGCCCGTGGCCGAGGAGGAGGACGGGACCCCCGTGGTAACCCGGGAGGACATCGAGGCGGTGGTGGACTCCTGGGGTGGGATCTACGTGGACGACAAGGACGACGAGAAGCTCATGCGCCTCGAGGAGGAGCTTAGAAAGCGGGTGGTGGGCCAGGAAGAGGCCATCCGGGCCCTGGCCAACGCCCTAAGGCGGGCCCGGGTGGGTTTGGGAGGCCGGACCCGGGTGGCAGCGAGCTTCCTCTTCGTGGGCCAAAGCGGGGTGGGCAAGACCCAGCTGGCCAAGGCTTTAGCCGAGGTGCTCTTCGGCTCCGAGCGGGCTCTCATCCGCTTTGACATGTCCGAGTTCCAGGAGCCCCACTCCATCTCCAAGCTGATCGGGGCTCCCCCAGGCTACGTGGGCTACGAGCAGGGGGGCCGGCTCACGGAGGCGGTGCGCCGCCAGCCCTTCAGCGTGGTGCTCCTGGATGAGATTGAGAAGGCCCACCCCGATGTGTACAACACCTTCCTGCAGGTGCTGGACGAGGGCCGTCTCACGGACGGTATGGGGCGCACCGTGGACTTCCGCCGGGTCATCCTCATCATGACCTCCAACACCGGCTACAACGTGGGCCCCGCCATCGGCTTCACCAGCAAAGAGGTGGACACGGAAACCCCCCTCAAGTCCCTCTTCACCCCCGAGTTCCTGGACCGCCTGGACGAGGTGATTCGCTTCCGCCCCCTCACCGAGGAGGAGCTGGTGCAGGTAGCCCGGATGATGCTGGAGGACATCCAAAAGGAGCTGCAATCCCGGGACATCACCGTGCGCTTCGCCCCCGAGGTGGCCCGGTTCGTGGTGGATCAGGCCCCCAAGACAGGCAGCGCCAGGGCCGTCCGGAGCGTCATCCGGGAACGCATAGAAGATCCCCTTTCCTTGCTCCTCCTGAAGAAGCCCACCGGCCACCTCTACGTGAACGTGGAGGATGGGCACCTGGCCTTCCACGAGGTGGAGGGCGAGGAGCTTTTGGTCTAG
- a CDS encoding glycine--tRNA ligase, which translates to MPASSLDELVALCKRRGFIFQGSEIYGGLQGTYDYGPLGVELKNNLKQAWWRRNVYERDDMEGLDASILTHRLVLHYSGHEATFADPMVDNRISKKRYRLDHLLKEQPEEVLRRLYRAMEVEEGNLHALVQAMMQAPERAGGAMTAAGVLDPATAEPGDWTPPRYFNMMFKTYVGPVEDEASLAYLRPETAQGIFVNFKNVLDSTSRKLPFGIAQIGKAFRNEITPRNFIFRVREFEQMEIEYFVRPGEDEYWHRYWVEERLRWWQEMGLSRDNLVPYEQPPEELAHYAKATVDILYRFPHGLEELEGIANRTDFDLGSHTKDQEELGITARVLRNEHSTARLAYRDPDTGKWFVPYVIEPSAGVDRGVLALLSEAFTREELPNGEERIVLKLKPQLAPIKVAVIPLVKNRPEITEYAKRLKARLQALGLGRILYEDTGNIGKAYRRHDEVGTPFAITVDYDTIGQSKDGTSRLKDTVTVRDRDTMEQIRLHVDELEGFLREKLRW; encoded by the coding sequence ATGCCGGCGAGTAGCCTTGACGAACTGGTGGCGCTTTGCAAACGCAGGGGGTTTATCTTTCAGGGGTCCGAGATCTACGGGGGCCTCCAGGGGACCTACGACTACGGTCCTTTGGGGGTGGAGCTCAAGAACAACTTGAAGCAGGCCTGGTGGCGAAGGAACGTCTACGAGCGGGACGACATGGAGGGCCTGGATGCCAGCATCCTCACCCACCGCTTGGTCCTGCACTATTCCGGCCACGAGGCCACCTTCGCTGACCCCATGGTGGATAACCGCATCTCCAAGAAGCGCTACCGCCTGGACCATCTCCTTAAGGAGCAGCCGGAGGAGGTGCTCCGGAGGCTCTACCGGGCCATGGAGGTGGAGGAGGGTAACCTTCATGCCCTGGTCCAGGCCATGATGCAGGCCCCGGAAAGGGCTGGGGGGGCTATGACCGCAGCTGGGGTGCTGGATCCCGCCACCGCGGAGCCTGGGGACTGGACCCCACCCCGTTACTTCAACATGATGTTCAAGACCTACGTGGGCCCGGTGGAGGACGAAGCTTCCCTGGCCTACTTGCGTCCGGAGACCGCCCAGGGCATCTTCGTGAACTTCAAGAACGTCCTGGACAGCACGAGCCGGAAGCTTCCCTTCGGCATTGCCCAGATCGGCAAGGCTTTCCGCAACGAGATCACTCCCAGGAACTTCATCTTCCGGGTGCGGGAGTTCGAGCAGATGGAGATCGAGTACTTCGTCCGCCCGGGGGAGGACGAGTACTGGCACCGCTACTGGGTGGAGGAGAGGCTTCGGTGGTGGCAGGAGATGGGGCTAAGCCGGGATAACCTGGTGCCCTACGAGCAGCCCCCCGAGGAATTGGCCCACTACGCCAAGGCCACGGTGGACATCCTTTACCGCTTCCCCCATGGCCTCGAGGAGCTGGAGGGCATCGCCAACCGCACGGACTTTGACCTGGGGAGCCACACCAAGGACCAGGAAGAGCTTGGCATCACCGCCCGGGTGCTTAGAAACGAGCACTCCACCGCCCGCCTGGCTTACCGCGATCCCGATACCGGCAAGTGGTTTGTTCCCTACGTGATCGAGCCCTCGGCCGGGGTGGATCGGGGGGTCCTGGCCCTCTTGTCGGAGGCCTTCACCCGGGAGGAGCTTCCGAATGGGGAGGAGCGCATCGTCTTAAAGCTTAAGCCCCAGCTCGCCCCCATCAAGGTGGCGGTCATTCCCCTGGTCAAGAACCGCCCGGAGATCACCGAGTACGCCAAGCGCTTGAAGGCCAGGCTCCAGGCCCTGGGCTTGGGCCGGATCCTCTACGAGGACACCGGCAACATCGGCAAAGCCTACCGCCGCCACGACGAGGTGGGCACCCCCTTCGCCATCACCGTGGACTACGACACCATCGGGCAGAGCAAGGATGGGACCAGCCGGCTCAAGGACACGGTCACCGTGCGGGACCGGGACACCATGGAGCAGATCCGACTTCACGTGGACGAGCTGGAGGGGTTTTTGCGGGAGAAGCTCAGGTGGTAG
- a CDS encoding aspartate-semialdehyde dehydrogenase — protein MRVAVVGATGAVGQEMVKVLEARNFPLSELRLYASPRSAGKTVAFRGEAIPVEPLPEGPLPVDLVLASAGGSLSKALAPVWAQGGALVIDNSSAWRYEPHVPLVVPEVNRERIFQHQGIIANPNCTTAILAMALWPLHRAFRAKRVIVATYQAASGAGARGMEELLRETRRQLQGETPVAEVFAHPLPFNVIPHIDTFQENGYTREEMKVVWETHKIFGDSSIRISATAVRVPTLRAHAEAVSVEFERPVSPEAAREVLAQAPGVEVVDEPQAKRYPMPLTASGKWNVEVGRIRQSLAFDNGLDFFVVGDQLLKGAALNAVQIAEEWLKGA, from the coding sequence GTGAGGGTAGCCGTGGTAGGGGCCACGGGGGCCGTGGGACAGGAGATGGTGAAGGTCCTCGAGGCCCGGAACTTTCCCTTGAGTGAGCTTAGGCTGTACGCTTCCCCCCGCTCTGCGGGCAAGACCGTGGCTTTCCGGGGGGAGGCCATTCCGGTGGAGCCCCTTCCCGAGGGTCCTTTGCCCGTGGACCTGGTGCTGGCCAGCGCCGGGGGGTCCCTTTCCAAGGCCCTGGCCCCCGTTTGGGCCCAAGGGGGAGCCTTGGTGATCGACAACTCCAGCGCCTGGCGCTACGAGCCCCATGTGCCCCTGGTGGTGCCGGAGGTGAACCGGGAGAGGATCTTCCAGCACCAGGGCATCATTGCCAACCCCAACTGCACCACGGCCATCCTGGCCATGGCCCTTTGGCCCCTGCACCGGGCGTTTCGGGCGAAGCGGGTCATCGTGGCCACCTACCAGGCGGCCAGCGGGGCCGGGGCCAGGGGCATGGAGGAGCTTCTTAGGGAAACCCGCCGCCAGCTGCAGGGGGAAACGCCGGTGGCCGAGGTCTTCGCCCACCCCTTGCCCTTCAACGTCATTCCCCATATAGATACCTTCCAGGAAAACGGCTACACCCGCGAGGAGATGAAGGTGGTGTGGGAAACCCACAAGATTTTCGGGGATAGCTCCATCCGCATCAGCGCTACCGCGGTGCGGGTGCCTACCTTGAGGGCCCATGCCGAGGCGGTAAGCGTGGAGTTCGAAAGGCCCGTCTCCCCGGAGGCGGCCCGGGAGGTGCTGGCCCAGGCCCCAGGGGTGGAGGTGGTGGACGAGCCCCAGGCCAAGCGCTACCCCATGCCCCTCACGGCCAGCGGCAAGTGGAATGTGGAGGTGGGGAGGATCCGTCAGAGCTTGGCCTTTGACAACGGCCTGGACTTTTTCGTGGTGGGGGACCAGCTCTTAAAGGGAGCTGCCTTAAACGCTGTGCAGATCGCGGAGGAGTGGCTTAAAGGCGCTTAG